One Roseomonas sp. OT10 DNA window includes the following coding sequences:
- a CDS encoding sialidase family protein: protein MSQAVSPPPDLSGAGHVAPVPGDPARAETFIPAQRVQNHAANLTLLGNGDLACVWFGGTQEGVPDIAVQFSRLARGSDTWTQPETLSDDPTRSEQNPLLFPAPDGTLWLIWTAQISGNQDTAIVRCRKSTDHGHSWGPIETLFGPRPEGGTFMRQPMVVLENGDWLLPIWVCTTTPGRKWVGDEDISAVKISSDQGRSWTEVTVPDSKGCVHMSILDLKDGTLVAFYRSRWADNVHVSHSTDGGRSWTAPVPTELPNNNSSIQAVRLANGHLAMVLNESSAADAKERRTSLYDDIEEEGDDRANPVPVEGVRSTFWGVPRAPMTLAISEDGGRTWPHRRNLETGDGYCMTNNSREKINREFSYPTILQSPDGALHIAYTYYRQAIKYVRVDEDWVRAGA from the coding sequence TTGTCCCAGGCTGTCAGCCCGCCGCCCGACCTGTCCGGTGCCGGCCATGTCGCGCCCGTTCCCGGCGACCCCGCACGGGCGGAGACCTTCATCCCCGCGCAGCGCGTGCAGAACCACGCGGCGAACCTGACCCTGCTGGGCAATGGCGACCTGGCCTGCGTCTGGTTCGGCGGCACGCAGGAGGGGGTGCCCGACATCGCCGTGCAGTTCTCGCGCCTCGCCAGGGGGTCGGATACCTGGACGCAGCCGGAGACGCTGTCGGACGATCCGACGCGCTCCGAGCAGAACCCGCTGCTCTTCCCCGCGCCCGACGGGACGCTGTGGCTGATCTGGACGGCGCAGATCTCCGGCAACCAGGACACGGCCATCGTGCGCTGCCGCAAGTCCACGGATCACGGACATTCCTGGGGCCCGATCGAGACTCTGTTCGGCCCGCGCCCGGAGGGCGGCACCTTCATGCGCCAGCCGATGGTGGTGCTGGAGAACGGCGACTGGCTGCTGCCCATCTGGGTCTGCACCACCACGCCGGGCCGCAAGTGGGTGGGCGACGAGGACATCAGCGCGGTCAAGATCTCCTCCGACCAGGGGCGGAGCTGGACGGAGGTGACGGTCCCCGACAGCAAGGGCTGCGTCCACATGTCCATCCTGGACCTGAAGGACGGCACCCTCGTCGCCTTCTACCGCAGCCGCTGGGCGGACAACGTCCACGTCTCGCACTCCACGGATGGCGGGCGGAGCTGGACGGCGCCGGTGCCGACCGAGCTGCCGAACAACAACTCCTCCATCCAGGCGGTGCGGCTGGCCAACGGCCACCTCGCCATGGTGCTGAACGAGAGCAGCGCGGCGGATGCGAAGGAGCGCCGCACCTCCCTCTACGACGACATCGAGGAGGAGGGCGACGACCGCGCGAACCCCGTCCCGGTCGAGGGCGTGCGCAGCACCTTCTGGGGCGTGCCGCGCGCGCCGATGACGCTGGCCATCTCCGAGGATGGCGGTCGCACCTGGCCGCACCGCCGCAACCTGGAGACGGGCGACGGCTACTGCATGACCAACAACTCGCGCGAGAAGATCAACCGCGAGTTCTCCTATCCGACGATCCTGCAGTCGCCCGACGGCGCGCTGCACATCGCCTACACCTACTACCGCCAGGCCATCAAATACGTCCGCGTGGACGAGGACTGGGTCCGCGCCGGCGCGTGA
- a CDS encoding SDR family NAD(P)-dependent oxidoreductase has protein sequence MAGRLALVTGVSSGIGAAIARHLLAEGWQVAGISRTAPDLAHPGFAHRAADLSDPAALVAALDGLAPHALVHAAGLLRTGRLGELEPENGAAMWRLHVEASERLANHLAPRLPEGGRIVLVGSRTAAGSPGRSQYAATKAALVAMARSWAAELAPRGITVNVVAPAATETPMLRDPARAGVSPRVPPIGRFIRPEEVAALTGFLLSDAAGAITGQQVVICGGSSL, from the coding sequence ATGGCCGGCCGCCTCGCCCTCGTCACCGGCGTCTCCTCCGGCATCGGGGCCGCCATCGCGCGGCACCTGCTGGCGGAAGGCTGGCAGGTGGCCGGCATCAGCCGCACCGCGCCCGACCTGGCGCATCCCGGCTTCGCCCACCGCGCCGCCGACCTCTCCGACCCGGCGGCGCTGGTCGCCGCGCTGGACGGCCTCGCGCCGCACGCGCTGGTGCATGCCGCCGGGCTGCTGCGCACCGGCCGGCTGGGCGAGCTGGAACCGGAGAACGGCGCGGCGATGTGGCGCCTGCATGTCGAGGCGTCGGAGCGGCTGGCCAACCACCTCGCGCCCCGCCTGCCCGAGGGCGGGCGCATCGTGCTGGTCGGCAGCCGCACCGCCGCCGGCTCGCCCGGGCGCAGCCAGTATGCCGCGACCAAGGCGGCGCTGGTCGCCATGGCCCGTTCCTGGGCGGCGGAGCTGGCGCCGCGCGGCATCACCGTGAACGTGGTGGCGCCCGCCGCGACGGAGACGCCGATGCTGCGCGACCCCGCCCGCGCGGGGGTCTCGCCGCGCGTGCCGCCGATCGGGCGCTTCATCCGGCCGGAGGAGGTGGCGGCGCTGACCGGCTTCCTGCTCTCCGACGCGGCCGGCGCCATCACCGGGCAGCAGGTCGTCATCTGCGGCGGCAGCTCGCTCTAG